In the Anaerosporomusa subterranea genome, one interval contains:
- a CDS encoding IreB family regulatory phosphoprotein → MKPVSDQTMMYKVDDVEPKDVGETIVTVYRALKEKGYNPINQIVGYLLSGDPTYITSYRNARMLIRKFERDEILEELVGAYVKEK, encoded by the coding sequence ATGAAGCCTGTTTCCGATCAAACCATGATGTATAAGGTTGACGATGTAGAGCCGAAAGACGTTGGCGAAACAATCGTGACTGTGTACCGGGCGCTGAAAGAGAAAGGCTATAATCCCATTAACCAGATCGTTGGCTACCTTTTGTCCGGCGATCCCACCTATATCACCAGCTACCGCAATGCGCGGATGCTGATTCGAAAGTTTGAAAGGGACGAGATTCTGGAGGAATTGGTCGGAGCGTATGTGAAGGAAAAGTAA
- the mnmA gene encoding tRNA 2-thiouridine(34) synthase MnmA: protein MADKQRVVVAMSGGVDSSLTAALLVHQGYDCIGATMRLWDDDLTEIDPDSRGCCSLSAVEDARRVADKLGIPYYVLNFRQMFQETVIDYFVKEYAGGRTPNPCIACNRYVKFAGLLEKAKQLGAQYVATGHYARIVYDEVLGRHLLKKGVDTSKDQSYALYHLNQKTLQHFLMPLGDYAKTETRQLAREFDLAVADKPDSQEICFIPDNDYKRYLGDHAPESLKPGDIIDTTGKIIGRHAGLPLYTVGQRKGLGLAAGHPLYVVALDYAKNELLVGDDRDVFARELIADDLNWIMIDELTESITVKAKIRYSAREAEATLLPLSDGKVHVVFDSPQRAITPGQSVVFYDGDTVIGGGIIQTAIR, encoded by the coding sequence ATGGCTGACAAACAAAGAGTAGTAGTAGCCATGAGCGGCGGGGTGGACAGTTCTCTAACTGCCGCCCTTCTCGTTCATCAGGGCTATGATTGCATTGGCGCGACTATGCGGCTTTGGGACGACGATTTAACCGAGATCGACCCTGATAGCCGCGGTTGCTGTTCGCTTTCCGCAGTAGAGGATGCGCGGCGAGTGGCGGACAAACTAGGCATACCATACTATGTCCTGAACTTCAGGCAGATGTTCCAGGAAACGGTTATTGACTATTTCGTCAAGGAATATGCTGGTGGCAGGACGCCGAACCCTTGTATCGCTTGTAACCGCTATGTCAAGTTTGCTGGACTGCTGGAAAAAGCCAAGCAGCTAGGGGCTCAGTATGTAGCGACTGGGCATTATGCACGTATCGTCTATGACGAAGTACTCGGCCGGCATCTGCTAAAAAAGGGTGTCGATACAAGCAAAGACCAATCATATGCGCTATACCATCTTAATCAGAAGACGCTTCAGCATTTTCTCATGCCGTTAGGAGATTATGCGAAAACTGAAACACGACAGTTGGCCCGGGAATTCGATCTCGCTGTGGCGGACAAGCCTGACAGTCAGGAGATCTGTTTTATTCCTGATAATGATTATAAGCGTTATCTCGGTGATCACGCGCCGGAAAGCTTAAAACCAGGCGACATTATTGATACAACTGGAAAGATTATCGGACGTCACGCTGGTTTGCCGCTATATACGGTGGGACAGCGTAAAGGTCTAGGGCTAGCTGCCGGACACCCGCTGTACGTTGTTGCACTTGATTATGCCAAAAACGAACTCTTGGTCGGCGATGATCGTGATGTTTTTGCACGAGAATTGATTGCCGATGATCTGAACTGGATTATGATTGATGAACTTACAGAAAGCATAACCGTCAAGGCGAAAATTCGCTACAGCGCTCGTGAGGCAGAGGCGACGCTTTTGCCGCTTTCTGACGGCAAGGTGCACGTTGTCTTCGATTCGCCGCAACGAGCGATCACTCCCGGCCAATCAGTTGTATTCTACGACGGTGACACGGTGATTGGCGGTGGCATTATTCAGACTGCGATTCGCTGA
- the ruvX gene encoding Holliday junction resolvase RuvX encodes MRILALDVGDKTIGVAVSDLLMITAQGVEVIRRSAWAKDITRLKQLIDEYEADTLLIGFPKNMNGTIGPRGEETKQFADKLKEQFPGITIRLWDERLSTVAAQRSLIEADVSRAKRRQVIDKMAAVFILQGYLDSLTTSFRPS; translated from the coding sequence ATGCGCATACTGGCATTAGATGTTGGCGATAAAACGATTGGGGTGGCTGTCAGTGACTTGCTCATGATTACAGCCCAGGGTGTGGAAGTTATCCGACGCTCCGCATGGGCAAAAGATATCACTCGCCTGAAGCAGCTTATTGATGAATACGAAGCTGACACCCTGCTCATCGGCTTTCCTAAGAATATGAATGGCACAATCGGTCCGCGTGGTGAGGAAACCAAACAGTTCGCTGACAAACTCAAAGAACAGTTTCCGGGGATCACTATTCGTCTGTGGGATGAACGCTTGTCGACAGTCGCAGCTCAGCGGTCTTTAATTGAAGCCGATGTCAGCCGAGCCAAACGGCGGCAGGTAATTGATAAAATGGCGGCAGTATTTATTTTGCAAGGATATCTCGATAGTTTAACAACGAGCTTTCGTCCATCTTAG
- a CDS encoding PRC-barrel domain-containing protein: MYRITELIGLPVLSLDDGKQIGEVQDLVVDISKATICGLLVSAEAWFSECRSIIFGDIFRTGTDAIMLRDASCLQPIALLDLEGCFRVQELAGKTIYTETGLYLGMLADIFFQPQTGELTGYELSDGIVSDFLFGRKAMPLPQAQIVHSNRLLVPEAMSQLLHSE, translated from the coding sequence ATGTACAGGATCACGGAATTGATCGGTCTGCCGGTATTATCGTTAGATGATGGCAAACAAATTGGCGAAGTTCAAGATTTGGTAGTTGATATTAGCAAAGCAACGATTTGCGGCTTACTAGTCAGTGCGGAAGCCTGGTTTTCTGAGTGTCGTAGCATTATATTTGGCGATATCTTCCGAACGGGAACTGACGCCATCATGCTAAGAGATGCAAGTTGCCTGCAACCGATTGCACTGCTTGATCTGGAAGGTTGCTTCCGGGTTCAGGAATTGGCCGGTAAAACCATCTATACGGAAACCGGTCTATATCTAGGCATGTTGGCCGACATTTTCTTTCAGCCGCAAACAGGGGAACTAACAGGGTATGAGCTTTCTGACGGAATAGTTTCTGATTTTCTGTTTGGCCGTAAGGCCATGCCGCTACCACAGGCACAGATAGTTCACTCAAATCGGCTGTTAGTGCCGGAAGCTATGTCTCAACTACTGCACAGCGAGTGA
- a CDS encoding ABC transporter substrate-binding protein gives MRNWKVAAVAATVLAMVFAAGCGGKTETKTESKDIKIGGNFEMTGGVAQYGQSAANGVKLAFKEVNAAGGVLGKQINFVIADNKSEPAEAANATTKLISQDKVVAIVGPAASGNVLASIPVASEHKIPLLTPTGTNPKVTVENGKVKDYAFRVCFIDPFQGTIMANFASNDLKAKTAAIYVDSSSDYSKALAQVFEQYFTKNGGKIVAKEAFLQKDQDFKSALTKIKATNPEVVYIPAYYEEVSKIIKQARELGLSVPMLGSDGWDSPKLVEIAGAAALTNTFFTNHYSSQDKDPRVAKFVESYKKEYGQEPDAFAVLGYDGGLMMIDAIKRANSTEPVKIKEALAQIKNLQVVTGILSMDANHDPIKSAVIIEMKEGKQTFRTKVNP, from the coding sequence ATGCGAAATTGGAAAGTGGCAGCAGTCGCAGCGACGGTTTTGGCCATGGTCTTTGCGGCCGGTTGCGGCGGGAAAACAGAAACTAAAACTGAATCCAAAGACATCAAAATTGGCGGTAACTTTGAAATGACTGGCGGGGTTGCGCAATATGGCCAATCCGCAGCCAACGGTGTAAAACTTGCTTTCAAGGAAGTAAATGCTGCCGGCGGTGTTCTGGGCAAACAGATCAACTTCGTGATCGCAGACAATAAATCCGAACCGGCTGAAGCCGCTAATGCAACAACCAAACTCATCTCTCAAGATAAGGTAGTCGCTATTGTCGGTCCAGCTGCTAGCGGCAACGTGCTCGCCTCGATACCGGTGGCTTCTGAGCATAAGATTCCTCTTTTGACTCCAACCGGTACCAATCCTAAAGTTACAGTGGAAAATGGCAAGGTAAAAGACTATGCCTTCCGCGTTTGCTTCATTGATCCCTTCCAAGGGACCATCATGGCAAACTTTGCTAGCAATGACCTAAAAGCGAAAACTGCCGCGATCTACGTAGATAGCTCTTCTGACTATTCGAAAGCGCTGGCGCAGGTATTTGAACAGTATTTTACTAAAAATGGCGGCAAAATTGTAGCCAAAGAAGCCTTCCTGCAAAAAGACCAAGACTTTAAATCTGCTCTTACTAAAATCAAAGCCACTAATCCTGAAGTTGTCTACATTCCAGCCTATTATGAAGAAGTTAGCAAAATTATTAAGCAGGCTCGTGAGCTTGGCCTAAGCGTTCCTATGCTTGGAAGCGATGGCTGGGATTCGCCGAAGCTGGTTGAAATAGCCGGGGCTGCGGCTCTCACTAATACGTTCTTCACTAATCACTATTCGTCACAGGATAAAGACCCGCGCGTTGCGAAGTTTGTCGAGTCGTATAAAAAAGAGTATGGCCAAGAGCCGGACGCATTTGCTGTGCTTGGTTATGATGGCGGTTTAATGATGATTGACGCGATCAAACGCGCCAATAGCACAGAACCTGTTAAGATTAAAGAGGCTCTGGCGCAAATCAAGAATCTGCAGGTTGTTACCGGCATACTTTCAATGGACGCCAATCATGATCCGATCAAGAGTGCTGTTATCATTGAAATGAAAGAAGGCAAACAAACTTTCCGGACAAAAGTTAATCCGTAA
- a CDS encoding AI-2E family transporter encodes MVQRAVRIAVLIIAALATAYFLWWVRASLYPFVIAFLMAFLLNPAVCYLERRKMPRLWAIIVIYICLLSTLIISTSYLVPVLIRELEVFARELPTLITHGDSLIQSAQSQYQNTTMPYSLRLAFDNGLAQVEMMLQNTVSGIVDTLLNLVSHGVGIVTSPILAFYFLYDSHEMKRKFYLSVPGSWRPGVRLFLKDINKVLNGVIRGQVTIAVIVGFLVSVGLTILDVRFALLIGLLAGALDVIPYFGAFIGATPAIVIALLDSPLLAGKVALLFFAIHQLEGTVIGPRILGEQVGLHPITVIFYLLVGGEVGGLAGLLLGVPLAALGKVVLRHALRLCIHRPASLSND; translated from the coding sequence ATGGTTCAGCGTGCAGTTCGCATCGCAGTACTTATAATAGCAGCTCTAGCAACGGCGTATTTCCTCTGGTGGGTAAGAGCAAGTTTATATCCTTTTGTCATTGCTTTTCTTATGGCTTTTCTGTTGAATCCAGCGGTATGCTACCTAGAACGCAGAAAGATGCCCCGCCTTTGGGCAATCATCGTTATTTATATTTGTCTTCTCAGCACCCTGATCATTAGCACTAGCTATTTAGTGCCTGTCTTGATCCGGGAATTAGAAGTATTCGCTCGCGAATTGCCGACGCTAATCACTCATGGCGACAGTTTAATTCAATCGGCGCAGTCTCAATATCAAAATACGACTATGCCATATTCATTGCGGTTGGCTTTTGATAACGGATTAGCACAAGTGGAGATGATGTTGCAAAATACAGTCTCAGGTATTGTTGATACACTGCTAAACTTAGTTAGTCATGGTGTTGGCATCGTTACTAGTCCGATATTAGCCTTCTATTTTCTATATGACAGCCATGAAATGAAACGGAAGTTTTACTTGAGTGTTCCAGGCAGTTGGCGGCCGGGGGTGCGATTGTTTCTTAAAGATATCAACAAGGTTTTGAACGGAGTTATTCGTGGCCAAGTTACGATTGCCGTGATTGTTGGTTTCTTGGTCAGCGTGGGCTTAACGATACTTGATGTCCGCTTCGCGTTGCTGATTGGCCTACTAGCTGGTGCGCTTGACGTCATACCGTATTTTGGCGCGTTTATTGGCGCTACGCCAGCGATTGTTATTGCTTTGTTAGATTCTCCATTGCTAGCAGGAAAAGTGGCATTGCTATTTTTCGCGATCCATCAACTGGAAGGTACCGTGATCGGACCGCGTATCTTGGGTGAGCAGGTAGGGCTCCATCCGATAACCGTTATTTTTTATTTGTTGGTCGGCGGCGAGGTCGGCGGCTTAGCGGGCTTGCTGCTTGGCGTGCCTCTGGCGGCGTTGGGAAAAGTGGTGCTCCGTCATGCACTGCGTCTATGCATTCATCGACCGGCTAGCTTGTCCAATGATTGA
- a CDS encoding replication-associated recombination protein A, translating into MDLFSHAATAEASRNAPLADRMRPRDFHEFLGQNAVIASGKFLRRMIEADTVPSVILFGPPGTGKTTLALLIAGKTGAHFEKLNAVTAGIADIRKVVEASRERLTLYRKATILFIDEIHRFNKTQQDALLPHVENGTVTLIGATTENPYFEVNAPLLSRARIIRLELLSAEDVTAVLRQALTDRERGLGAMELTWQDDALSLIASVAGGDARVALNLLEQTAMSLGQSQNLTADAVELVAGDVIQRYDKQGDNHYDVASALIKSMRGSDPDAALHYLARMLAAGEDVKFIARRIVICSAEDIGNADPQALVVASAAAQAVQFVGMPEASLILAQAVTYLATAPKSNASTLAIGQALADVRSKDCGPPPAHLRDAHYKGASALGHGKGYLYPHDFPGAWVKQQYLPDKLLEVEYYHPTDQGYEATIKKRMEHK; encoded by the coding sequence ATGGACTTATTTAGTCACGCAGCTACTGCGGAAGCAAGCCGGAACGCACCCTTGGCCGACCGAATGCGTCCTCGCGATTTTCATGAGTTTTTGGGCCAGAACGCCGTCATTGCGTCAGGTAAGTTTCTTCGCCGCATGATTGAGGCCGATACTGTGCCTTCGGTCATTTTATTTGGCCCGCCAGGAACCGGCAAAACAACTCTGGCACTGCTGATCGCCGGCAAAACAGGCGCTCACTTTGAAAAGTTGAATGCAGTAACTGCCGGTATTGCTGACATCCGCAAGGTGGTCGAGGCTTCACGGGAACGCTTGACCCTCTACCGCAAAGCAACGATTCTCTTTATTGATGAAATCCACCGTTTTAATAAAACGCAGCAAGACGCACTGCTGCCACACGTTGAAAACGGGACAGTGACCCTGATCGGAGCGACGACAGAAAATCCGTATTTCGAGGTCAATGCACCGCTTTTGTCGCGTGCGAGAATAATCCGCCTGGAACTGTTGTCAGCCGAAGATGTGACTGCGGTTCTCCGTCAAGCGCTAACTGACCGGGAGAGGGGACTCGGCGCGATGGAACTGACTTGGCAAGATGATGCTCTAAGCCTCATTGCGTCAGTTGCAGGCGGCGATGCACGGGTAGCCTTGAATCTACTGGAGCAGACGGCTATGTCGCTCGGTCAGTCACAGAATCTGACAGCAGATGCCGTCGAGTTGGTTGCTGGCGATGTGATCCAACGTTATGACAAGCAGGGAGATAATCATTATGATGTTGCCTCTGCTTTAATCAAGAGCATGCGCGGGTCTGACCCGGACGCGGCTTTGCACTATTTGGCCCGTATGTTAGCAGCTGGTGAAGACGTGAAGTTCATTGCCAGACGCATAGTCATTTGCTCAGCCGAGGATATAGGCAACGCCGACCCGCAGGCGCTGGTTGTCGCAAGTGCTGCGGCTCAGGCTGTGCAATTTGTCGGCATGCCGGAAGCCTCTTTGATTTTGGCTCAGGCTGTGACCTATCTTGCTACTGCGCCCAAGAGCAATGCGTCTACGTTGGCTATTGGCCAGGCGCTTGCCGATGTCAGGAGCAAGGATTGCGGACCACCGCCTGCACATCTGCGCGATGCTCATTATAAAGGAGCTTCAGCGCTCGGACATGGAAAGGGCTATTTGTATCCACACGACTTTCCTGGAGCGTGGGTTAAACAGCAGTATCTGCCGGACAAGCTGCTTGAAGTGGAATACTATCACCCAACTGACCAGGGATATGAGGCGACAATTAAGAAGCGTATGGAACATAAATGA
- a CDS encoding ABC transporter substrate-binding protein, which produces MGNWKVATVAATVLTMVFAAGCGGKAETKTESKEIKIGGNFEMTGGVAQYGQSAANGIKLAFKEANAAGGVLGKQLTLIIADNKSEPAESANAATKLISQDKVVALIGPAASANVLASVPVATDSKIPLLTPTGTNTKITVENGKVKDYIFRSCFIDPFQGAIMANFASKDLKAKTAVLYVDSSSDYSKGLAQVFGDNFTKNGGKVLATEAFLQKDQDFKSALTKIKATNPDVIYIPAYYEEASKIIKQARELGIMIPMLGTDGWDSPKLPEIAGAAALANTFFSNHYSAQDKDPRVVKFVEAYKKEYNQDPDALAVLGYDGALMMIDAIKRANSTEPAKIKEALAQTKNLQVVTGMLSMDANHDPIKSAVIIEMKDGKQTFRTKVNP; this is translated from the coding sequence ATGGGTAATTGGAAAGTGGCAACAGTTGCGGCTACGGTTTTGACGATGGTCTTCGCGGCTGGTTGCGGTGGAAAAGCAGAGACCAAAACGGAGTCGAAAGAGATTAAAATTGGTGGCAACTTTGAAATGACTGGCGGTGTCGCGCAATATGGCCAATCTGCTGCCAATGGCATAAAACTCGCTTTTAAAGAAGCGAACGCGGCCGGTGGTGTATTAGGTAAACAACTTACATTAATTATCGCCGACAATAAATCTGAGCCGGCTGAATCCGCGAATGCGGCGACGAAACTGATTTCCCAAGACAAAGTGGTTGCTCTTATCGGACCGGCGGCCAGCGCGAACGTTTTGGCCTCAGTGCCTGTTGCGACCGACAGCAAGATTCCTTTATTAACTCCAACTGGTACCAACACAAAGATTACAGTTGAAAACGGTAAAGTCAAAGACTATATCTTCCGTTCGTGCTTTATTGACCCATTCCAAGGTGCAATTATGGCTAACTTTGCCAGTAAGGACCTTAAAGCCAAAACAGCCGTTCTCTATGTTGATAGCTCATCCGACTATTCTAAAGGGTTAGCCCAAGTATTTGGAGATAACTTTACGAAAAACGGCGGCAAAGTTCTAGCTACAGAAGCTTTCCTGCAAAAAGACCAAGACTTCAAATCTGCTTTGACCAAGATTAAAGCAACGAATCCAGACGTCATCTACATTCCGGCTTACTATGAAGAAGCAAGCAAAATTATCAAACAAGCGCGCGAGCTTGGCATAATGATTCCAATGCTGGGAACTGACGGCTGGGATTCACCCAAATTGCCTGAGATTGCTGGCGCTGCTGCGTTAGCCAATACGTTCTTCAGCAACCATTATTCTGCCCAAGACAAAGATCCTCGGGTTGTTAAGTTCGTTGAAGCCTATAAAAAAGAATATAACCAAGATCCAGATGCTCTCGCTGTTCTCGGTTATGACGGTGCTTTGATGATGATTGACGCGATCAAACGCGCCAACAGCACTGAGCCGGCAAAGATCAAAGAAGCATTGGCCCAGACCAAAAACCTGCAAGTTGTGACCGGTATGCTTTCTATGGACGCCAATCATGACCCGATCAAGAGTGCTGTCATCATTGAAATGAAAGACGGCAAACAAACCTTCCGGACAAAAGTTAATCCATAA
- a CDS encoding RrF2 family transcriptional regulator, with product MKLSTKGRYGVAAMYDLALHHGQGPISLKSVAQRQGISEHYLEQLMGTLRKAGFVKSVRGAQGGYTLTKEPTAISVGDIIRIMEGPIAPVDCLLSDAVDNEYCERACACVTRNVWAKVRDSISSVLDSITLADLCQGEDPIKE from the coding sequence ATGAAACTTTCAACAAAGGGTCGTTATGGGGTAGCGGCTATGTATGACTTAGCCCTGCATCACGGCCAAGGGCCTATCTCGCTAAAAAGCGTGGCGCAACGGCAGGGAATATCTGAACACTACCTAGAACAGCTTATGGGTACACTACGAAAAGCTGGATTTGTCAAAAGTGTCCGTGGTGCTCAGGGAGGCTATACGTTAACCAAAGAGCCCACCGCCATTTCTGTTGGCGACATTATCCGCATCATGGAAGGCCCTATCGCTCCTGTAGATTGTTTACTGTCTGACGCAGTTGACAATGAGTATTGTGAACGCGCTTGCGCCTGTGTTACCAGAAATGTCTGGGCGAAAGTACGTGATAGCATCAGCTCGGTTCTTGATTCCATTACCCTCGCGGACTTGTGCCAAGGGGAAGACCCAATTAAAGAATAG
- a CDS encoding aldo/keto reductase encodes MELRSLGKTGIQVSRLGFGALTIGPLQAGLSSEDGGRVIRVALDAGVNFIDTAELYGTYSHIRAGLNGFDGDVIIASKSYAYEYQAMEQSVHTACSEIGRDYIDIFSLHEQTSRLTLKGHRPALDFLVKAKERGLVRAIGVSTHTVEVVRAAALIEEIDVIHPIINKAGLGILDGTVDDMLAAIDDAASAGKGIYGMKALGGGHLGQNAQQAFSWILNKANLASVVVGMQTPDEVAFNCAIFEGRKPLPEQVSAVAGKKRRLLIEDWCAGCGQCVARCPMSALTLEQGKAVVDQKRCVLCGYCASVCSEFCLKVI; translated from the coding sequence ATGGAACTGCGTTCATTAGGTAAGACAGGTATTCAGGTTTCCCGTCTAGGGTTTGGCGCATTGACAATTGGTCCGCTGCAAGCAGGGCTATCATCAGAGGATGGTGGCAGGGTAATCCGCGTTGCGCTTGACGCTGGGGTTAACTTTATCGATACGGCAGAATTATATGGCACATACTCTCACATTCGGGCAGGCCTAAACGGCTTTGATGGTGATGTTATCATTGCTTCCAAGTCCTATGCGTATGAATACCAGGCAATGGAACAGAGTGTTCATACTGCCTGCAGTGAAATTGGCAGAGATTATATAGACATTTTCAGTCTGCATGAACAGACATCCCGACTCACGCTTAAAGGTCATCGCCCGGCGCTTGATTTTCTCGTCAAAGCGAAGGAACGTGGCCTAGTGCGCGCCATTGGTGTGTCGACCCACACGGTTGAAGTTGTACGCGCCGCCGCATTAATCGAAGAAATTGATGTTATCCATCCAATCATTAATAAAGCTGGACTTGGCATTCTTGACGGGACGGTCGACGACATGCTTGCGGCTATTGATGATGCTGCCAGTGCCGGTAAAGGCATATATGGTATGAAGGCGTTAGGCGGCGGGCATTTAGGGCAAAATGCCCAACAGGCATTTTCCTGGATTCTGAACAAAGCTAACCTCGCCTCAGTTGTCGTTGGGATGCAGACGCCTGATGAGGTTGCATTCAATTGCGCTATCTTTGAGGGACGTAAACCGCTGCCCGAGCAGGTGTCAGCAGTGGCTGGCAAGAAACGGCGGCTTTTAATTGAAGACTGGTGCGCTGGCTGCGGTCAATGTGTGGCCCGTTGCCCGATGAGCGCATTGACTCTAGAGCAAGGCAAAGCTGTGGTTGACCAGAAACGATGCGTGCTTTGCGGTTATTGCGCTTCGGTTTGTTCGGAATTTTGTCTTAAAGTGATATAA
- the nifS gene encoding cysteine desulfurase NifS: MKRIYFDHSATTPVHPEVVATMMEYLTDKFGNPSSVHSFGRETRKAVDEARAKVADLIGAEPNEIFFTSGGTESDNLALKGIAYANRKKGNHIITSAIEHHAILHTCEYLANQGFQITYLPVDQYGMVSVDDVRNAITDQTILISIMFANNEVGTIQPIREIGKLAREKKIFFHTDATQAVGHYPINVKEDNIDLLTMAGHKFNAPKGVGALYARRGVRLESLQQGGAHERNMRAGTENVPGIVAIGKAAEIAKRDMNEQIAHLQGLRDKLISQVLATIPHTQLNGHPTQRMPGSVNFSFHFIEGESLLLNLDLKGIAASSGSACTSGSLDPSHVLLAMGLTHEVAHGSLRITMGLGNTEEEVDYLLEVLPEIVARLRSMSPLYGAAASEQVSNPCSTCHRHE, from the coding sequence ATGAAAAGAATTTATTTTGACCATTCTGCTACAACACCAGTACACCCTGAAGTCGTCGCTACGATGATGGAATACCTGACCGATAAGTTCGGCAATCCTTCAAGCGTCCACTCCTTCGGTCGCGAAACGCGCAAGGCTGTCGATGAGGCGCGCGCAAAAGTGGCTGACTTGATTGGTGCCGAGCCGAACGAAATTTTCTTTACCAGTGGCGGCACTGAATCAGACAACTTAGCTCTTAAAGGTATTGCTTACGCTAATCGCAAGAAAGGCAATCATATCATTACTAGCGCAATCGAGCATCACGCGATTTTACACACTTGTGAATACTTAGCCAACCAAGGTTTCCAAATTACTTATCTTCCGGTCGACCAATATGGTATGGTATCTGTCGACGATGTGAGGAACGCAATAACAGACCAGACAATTCTTATCAGCATCATGTTTGCGAATAACGAAGTGGGAACAATTCAACCTATCCGTGAAATTGGCAAACTGGCGCGAGAGAAAAAGATATTCTTTCACACAGACGCGACGCAAGCGGTCGGTCATTACCCGATTAATGTAAAAGAGGACAACATCGATCTGTTGACTATGGCTGGTCATAAGTTTAACGCTCCTAAGGGAGTTGGCGCTTTGTATGCTCGGCGCGGTGTACGCCTTGAATCTTTGCAGCAAGGCGGCGCTCACGAACGGAATATGCGGGCAGGCACGGAAAATGTGCCAGGCATAGTGGCAATTGGCAAGGCAGCGGAAATTGCTAAGCGAGATATGAATGAGCAAATCGCTCACTTGCAGGGATTGCGCGATAAGCTAATTAGTCAGGTGCTCGCGACCATTCCCCATACGCAGTTGAATGGTCATCCCACTCAGCGTATGCCAGGCAGCGTTAATTTTAGTTTTCATTTCATCGAAGGTGAATCACTGTTGCTGAACCTTGACCTGAAGGGGATTGCTGCTTCGAGCGGTTCAGCCTGCACTTCGGGGTCGCTTGACCCCTCGCATGTGCTTTTGGCGATGGGGCTGACACATGAAGTGGCTCACGGATCATTACGTATTACCATGGGACTGGGCAATACGGAAGAGGAGGTCGACTATCTTCTCGAAGTTCTGCCTGAGATTGTTGCGCGTCTGCGCAGCATGTCACCGCTTTATGGAGCAGCGGCGTCAGAACAAGTTTCTAATCCTTGCAGTACTTGTCATCGGCATGAATAA
- the nifU gene encoding Fe-S cluster assembly scaffold protein NifU, protein MYTDKVMDHFTNPRNVGEIKQADGVGEVGNAKCGDIMRIYLQVENNIITDVKFKTFGCGAAIATSSMVTEMVKGKTIEEALEISNQAVAEALDGLPPAKMHCSNLAADALHEAIRDYHEKHK, encoded by the coding sequence ATGTATACCGATAAAGTAATGGATCATTTCACCAACCCCCGCAATGTGGGCGAGATCAAACAAGCAGACGGCGTTGGCGAGGTTGGAAATGCTAAATGCGGCGATATCATGAGAATCTATCTGCAGGTTGAAAACAACATCATAACCGACGTGAAGTTCAAGACTTTTGGCTGCGGAGCAGCGATTGCAACGAGTAGTATGGTGACTGAAATGGTCAAAGGCAAAACGATTGAAGAAGCACTGGAAATTTCCAATCAAGCAGTCGCTGAGGCACTTGATGGGCTACCGCCAGCGAAGATGCATTGTTCCAACCTTGCAGCTGATGCGTTGCATGAGGCAATTCGCGACTATCACGAAAAACACAAGTAA